The following proteins are encoded in a genomic region of Vicugna pacos chromosome 16, VicPac4, whole genome shotgun sequence:
- the CISD3 gene encoding CDGSH iron-sulfur domain-containing protein 3, mitochondrial — protein sequence MGGMDALLRRAAWLALPKLNQRRDISSWLARWFPKAPAKPVVALKTPIKVELVAGKTYRWCVCGRSKKQPFCDGSHFFQRTGLSPLKFKAQETRMVVLCTCKATQKPPFCDGTHKSERVQKAEVGSPL from the exons ATGGGCGGCATGGACGCGCTCCTGCGGCGGGCGGCCTGG CTTGCTTTGCCGAAGCTGAACCAGAGACGGGAcatctcctcctggctg GCCCGATGGTTCCCCAAAGCCCCTGCCAAGCCTGTGGTGGCCCTGAAAACACCCATCAAGGTGGAGCTGGTGGCTGGGAAAACCTacaggtggtgtgtgtgtggccgCAGCAAGAAGCAG CCCTTCTGTGATGGCTCCCACTTCTTCCAACGCACCGGCCTATCCCCACTCAAGTTCAAAGCCCAGGAGACCCGCATGGTAGTGCTCTGTACCTGTAAGGCTACCCAGAAGCCCCCATTCTGTGATGGCACCCACAAGAGTGAGCGGGTGCAGAAGGCAGAAGTGGGCTCCCCGCTCTGA
- the PCGF2 gene encoding polycomb group RING finger protein 2 isoform X2, producing MHRTTRIKITELNPHLMCALCGGYFIDATTIVECLHSFCKTCIVRYLETNKYCPMCDVQVHKTRPLLSVRSDKTLQDIVYKLVPGLFKDEMKRRRDFYAACPLTEVPNGSNEDRGEVLEQEKGALSDDEIVSLSIEFYEGGRDREEKKGPLENGDGDKEKTGVRFLRCPAAMTVMHLAKFLRNKMDVPSKYKVEVLYEDEPLKEYYTLMDIAYIYPWRRNGPLPLKYRVQPACKRLTLPTAPTPSEGTNTSGASECESVSDKAPSPATLPATSSSLPSPATPSHGSPSSHGPPTTHPTSPTPPATASGATTAANGGTSNCLQTPSSTSRGRKMTVNGAPVPPLT from the exons ATGCATCGTACAACACGGATCAAAATCACCGAGCTGAACCCTCACCTCATGTGTGCCCTCTGTGGGGGGTACTTTATCGATGCCACTACCATCGTGGAGTGCTTGCATTCCT TCTGCAAAACCTGCATCGTGCGCTACCTGGAGACCAACAAGTACTGCCCCATGTGTGACGTGCAGGTCCACAAAACCCGGCCGCTGCTGAGCGTCAg ATCTGACAAAACCCTTCAAGACATCGTCTACAAATTGGTCCCTGGGCTTTTTAAAG ATGAGATGAAGCGACGGCGGGATTTCTATGCTGCGTGCCCTCTGACAGAAg TCCCCAACGGCTCCAACGAGGACCGCGGTGAGGTTCTGGAGCAGGAGAAGGGAGCTCTGAGTGATGACGAGATTGTCAGCCTCTCCATCGAGTTCTACGAAGGTGGCAG GGACCGGGAGGAGAAAAAGGGCCCCTTGGAGAATGGGGATGGTGACAAGGAGAAG acTGGGGTGCGCTTCCTGCGATGCCCGGCAGCCATGACAGTCATGCATCTTGCCAAGTTTCTCCGCAACAAGATGGATGTGCCCAGCAAATACAAG GTTGAGGTTCTCTATGAGGACGAGCCGCTGAAGGAATACTACACCCTCATGGATATCGCCTACATCTACCCCTGGCGGCGG AATGGCCCTCTTCCCCTCAAGTACCGGGTCCAGCCGGCCTGCAAGCGGCTCACCCTGCCCACAGCGCCCACCCCCTCCGAGGGCACCAATACCAGCGGGGCATCCGAGTGTGAGTCAGTCAGCGACAaggctcccagccctgccaccctgccggccacctcctcctctctgcctaGCCCAGCCACCCCCTCCCATGGCTCTCCCAGCTCCCATGGCCCACCGACTACCCACCCTAcctcccccactccccctgcCACAGCCAGTGGGGCCACCACAGCTGCCAACGGGGGCACCTCGAACTGCCTGCAGACACCATCCTCCACCAGCAGGGGGCGCAAGATGACTGTCAACGGAGCTCCTGTGCCCCCCTTAACTTGA
- the PCGF2 gene encoding polycomb group RING finger protein 2 isoform X1: MHRTTRIKITELNPHLMCALCGGYFIDATTIVECLHSFCKTCIVRYLETNKYCPMCDVQVHKTRPLLSVRSDKTLQDIVYKLVPGLFKDEMKRRRDFYAACPLTEVPNGSNEDRGEVLEQEKGALSDDEIVSLSIEFYEGGRDREEKKGPLENGDGDKEKQTGVRFLRCPAAMTVMHLAKFLRNKMDVPSKYKVEVLYEDEPLKEYYTLMDIAYIYPWRRNGPLPLKYRVQPACKRLTLPTAPTPSEGTNTSGASECESVSDKAPSPATLPATSSSLPSPATPSHGSPSSHGPPTTHPTSPTPPATASGATTAANGGTSNCLQTPSSTSRGRKMTVNGAPVPPLT; the protein is encoded by the exons ATGCATCGTACAACACGGATCAAAATCACCGAGCTGAACCCTCACCTCATGTGTGCCCTCTGTGGGGGGTACTTTATCGATGCCACTACCATCGTGGAGTGCTTGCATTCCT TCTGCAAAACCTGCATCGTGCGCTACCTGGAGACCAACAAGTACTGCCCCATGTGTGACGTGCAGGTCCACAAAACCCGGCCGCTGCTGAGCGTCAg ATCTGACAAAACCCTTCAAGACATCGTCTACAAATTGGTCCCTGGGCTTTTTAAAG ATGAGATGAAGCGACGGCGGGATTTCTATGCTGCGTGCCCTCTGACAGAAg TCCCCAACGGCTCCAACGAGGACCGCGGTGAGGTTCTGGAGCAGGAGAAGGGAGCTCTGAGTGATGACGAGATTGTCAGCCTCTCCATCGAGTTCTACGAAGGTGGCAG GGACCGGGAGGAGAAAAAGGGCCCCTTGGAGAATGGGGATGGTGACAAGGAGAAG cagacTGGGGTGCGCTTCCTGCGATGCCCGGCAGCCATGACAGTCATGCATCTTGCCAAGTTTCTCCGCAACAAGATGGATGTGCCCAGCAAATACAAG GTTGAGGTTCTCTATGAGGACGAGCCGCTGAAGGAATACTACACCCTCATGGATATCGCCTACATCTACCCCTGGCGGCGG AATGGCCCTCTTCCCCTCAAGTACCGGGTCCAGCCGGCCTGCAAGCGGCTCACCCTGCCCACAGCGCCCACCCCCTCCGAGGGCACCAATACCAGCGGGGCATCCGAGTGTGAGTCAGTCAGCGACAaggctcccagccctgccaccctgccggccacctcctcctctctgcctaGCCCAGCCACCCCCTCCCATGGCTCTCCCAGCTCCCATGGCCCACCGACTACCCACCCTAcctcccccactccccctgcCACAGCCAGTGGGGCCACCACAGCTGCCAACGGGGGCACCTCGAACTGCCTGCAGACACCATCCTCCACCAGCAGGGGGCGCAAGATGACTGTCAACGGAGCTCCTGTGCCCCCCTTAACTTGA